From Triticum urartu cultivar G1812 chromosome 2, Tu2.1, whole genome shotgun sequence, a single genomic window includes:
- the LOC125536030 gene encoding 10 kDa chaperonin, mitochondrial-like, with protein MAAIRRLIPSFNRVLVEKVVQPKKSAGGILLPETSKQLNSGKVIAVGPGSRDKEGKLIPVALKEGDHVLLPEYGGLEVKLAPEKEYLLYRDDDILGTLHE; from the exons atggcggcgattCGGCGTCTGATCCCGTCCTTCAACCGGGTGCTGGTGGAGAAGGTGGTGCAGCCCAAGAAGAGCGCCGGCGGCATCCTCCTCCCGGAGACCTCCAAGCAG CTGAACTCTGGTAAGGTCATAGCTGTTGGCCCTGGCAGCCGTGACAAGGAAGGGAAGCTGATCCCTGTTGCTCTCAAGGAAGGTGACCATGTGCTCCTGCCTGAGTATGGTGGTCTTGAAGTCAAGCTTGCTCCTGAGAAAGA GTACCTCCTCTACAGAGACGATGACATTCTGGGCACCCTCCACGAGTGA